Proteins from one Porites lutea chromosome 3, jaPorLute2.1, whole genome shotgun sequence genomic window:
- the LOC140930393 gene encoding solute carrier family 12 member 2-like: MDSDATSKQPAGASEKSSLRFNVNQVHLDPNEADEKEDHSPRMDFPEPESPGRPLSHDATSTIGYATHDAVPMTVFYRNENSNSNPTKKSRPTLRELRKGFEEDHEQQPLEVPHDVENIENGGVGSDEIVIQPKKDKKAKVAPKFGWIKGVMLRCLLNIWGVMLYLRLTWVGGQAGIGWSTVIIILSAVVTWLTTLSMSAVCTNGEVKGGGAYYLISRSLGPEFGGSIGLIFSVANAVAVALYVVGFAETVKDLIKEHGGGVEVIGELNIIRIVGIGTVILLLCVTLVGLEWVVRTQMFLLCILLVSIVDVMIGTFIGPLNEESRARGFVGLSLNLFKENFGPAYREGENFFSVFAVFFPAATGILAGVNISGDLKDAQKGIPKGTLWAIIISTIVYVALDWLALACVLRDASGIPVIALANQTIANVTSATPQHCSVDFSCEYGLMNDYQVMEKIAAWGPIVTGGIFAATLSSALASLVGAPKTFQALCKDNIFPGMHYFGVGVGPGDEPRRGYILTFLIAGAFIAIGELNVIAPVISNFFLMSYALINYAVFAASLGKSPGWRPSFKWYNMWVSLVGALVCVVIMFLINWWAALVTIVIIIALYKYVDYKKPEVNWGSSAQAYTYIRALRFTYRLNAVEDHVKNFRPQCLVLTGSPSSRPDLVHLVSQITRNTGLMVCGQVKIGPFGTVSGYEDLWLKQRKIRAFHTICSAPSFREGVRIMLQTVGLGKLKPNTLVLGFKRDWKMLWKDPSGRGVVEEYVNVVHDAFELDYGVAILRLRGELDLQELSKYEVEDWLAMADDDEAPIEHIMSGTNFNERTEDTEFGSSEVQSTEKPSTPSPDNEQQSPQVVKKGKFKVTVSKMPNEDEGSEGKVDETTKLTDPVEPQKPPSETEIAFKEKQKGTIDVWWFRDDGGLTILIPYLLSIHSYWKGCKLRIFTPASTHKLQSNELRMANLLKRFRIDFSSIVEVEGINKAPSSQSIQTFMKLPVKDEFTDLSTLEKDRRTMRNIRLGELIREHSNDAKLIVLTLPVPKVEVMSPLLYMSWLEVLSAASPPVLMVRGNQQSVLTFYS; the protein is encoded by the exons ATGGATTCTGACGCAACATCGAAGCAACCGGCGGGAGCGAGCGAGAAATCCTCTTTGCGCTTCAACGTTAACCAAGTACATTTAGATCCAAATGAAGCTGACGAAAAGGAAGATCACAGTCCTAGAATGGATTTCCCTGAGCCCGAATCGCCAGGTCGTCCTCTCTCTCACGATGCTACGTCGACCATCGGTTATGCGACACACGATGCAGTTCCCATGACAGTATTCTACAGAAATGAGAATTCCAACTCGAATCCGACGAAAAAATCGCGACCGACACTTCGCGAGTTGAGGAAAGGATTCGAAGAAGACCATGAGCAACAG CCGCTGGAAGTACCCCATGATGTAGAGAATATTGAAAATGGTGGCGTCGGCAGTGATGAAATTGTCATCCAGCCCAAGAAGGATAAGAAAGCCAAGGTTGCCCCCAAATTTGGTTGGATTAAGGGCGTCATGCTGCGATGTCTTCTTAACATCTGGGGAGTCATGTTGTACTTGCGTCTAACGTGGGTTGGAGGGCAAGCAGGAATTGGCTGGTCAACAGTTATCATTATTCTTTCTGCAGTTGTAACATGGTTAACAACTTTGTCAATGTCAGCTGTTTGTACAAATGGTGAAGTTAAAGGAG GTGGTGCATATTATTTGATATCAAGAAGTCTTGGTCCTGAGTTTGGTGGTTCCATTGGTTTAATCTTCTCAGTGGCCAATGCTGTAGCTGTTGCATTGTACGTTGTTGGATTTGCCGAAACTGTCAAAGATCTGATTAAAGAACATGGCGGCGGTGTTGAAGTGATTGGTGAACTAAACATCATCCGCATTGTCGGTATTGGTACTGTGATACTCTTGCTCTGTGTCACCTTAGTTGGCTTAGAGTGGGTTGTACGCACACAGATGTTTCTTCTTTGCATACTTTTGGTCTCTATTGTCGATGTTATGATTGGTACCTTCATAGGACCACTGAATGAGGAAAGTCGAGCTAGAGGCTTTGTCGGGTTGAGTCTCAATCTTTTCAAGGAGAACTTTGGGCCAGCGTACCGAGAGGGTGAAAATTTTTTCTCTGTATTTGCAGTCTTCTTTCCAGCTGCAACTGGTATCTTGGCTGGGGTGAACATCTCTGGTGATCTGAAGGATGCGCAGAAGGGAATTCCCAAGGGAACCCTTTGGGCCATAATCATCAGTACAATTGTATATGTTGCTCTTGATTGGTTGGCTTTAGCCTGCGTGTTGCGAGATGCATCAGGTATACCGGTAATTGCACTTGCTAATCAGACTATAGCAAATGTTACCAGTGCCACACCACAACACTGCTCGGTAGACTTCAGCTGTGAATATGGACTAATGAATGATTACCAG GTTATGGAGAAAATTGCAGCTTGGGGACCAATTGTTACAGGGGGAATCTTTGCTGCAACATTGTCCTCTGCCTTGGCTAGTTTAGTTGGTGCACCAAAAACATTTCAAGCGCTTTGTAAGGATAATATCTTTCCTGGAATGCATTATTTTGGTGTTGGG GTTGGCCCTGGTGATGAACCTCGTAGAGGGTACATCCTGACCTTTTTAATCGCTGGTGCCTTTATAGCTATTGGAGAGCTGAATGTCATTGCTCCagtcatttcaaatttctttcttaTGTCTTATGCTCTCATTAATTATGCGGTGTTTGCGGCCTCTCTCGGGAAGTCCCCTGGATGGCGGCCCTCATTCAAGTGGTACAACATGTGGGTGTCCCTGGTTGGGGCCTTGGTTTGTGTTGTCATCATGTTCCTTATCAATTGGTGGGCCGCTCTAGTGACAATTGTCATCATCATTGCGTTGTACAAGTACGTGGACTACAAGAAACCCGAG GTTAACTGGGGCTCTTCTGCGCAAGCTTACACGTACATCCGTGCCCTACGTTTTACGTATCGTCTCAATGCCGTGGAAGATCACGTGAAGAACTTCCGTCCCCAGTGCCTCGTGCTTACGGGGAGTCCCTCGTCTCGTCCCGACCTCGTTCATTTGGTATCGCAGATAACCCGTAACACGGGCTTAATGGTTTGTGGTCAGGTCAAGATTGGCCCCTTTGGCACCGTCTCAGGTTATGAGGATCTCTGGCTAAAACAGCGCAAAATCAGAGCATTCCATACGATTTGCTCAG CGCCCAGTTTCCGAGAAGGTGTACGCATCATGCTGCAGACGGTAGGCCTGGGAAAGTTGAAACCCAACACGCTCGTGCTGGGATTCAAGCGAGACTGGAAGATGCTGTGGAAGGACCCTTCGGGAAGAGGCGTCGTGGAGGAGTATGTGAATGTGGTCCATGACGCTTTTGAGTTGGACTACGGTGTGGCGATTTTGCGTTTGAGAGGTGAGCTTGATTTGCAAGAGCTTTCAAAGTACGAAGTTGAAGACTGGCTGGCAATGGCGGACGATGACGAAGCGCCAATAGAACACATCATGTCAGGCACGAACTTCAACGAGAGGACGGAAGACACCGAGTTTGGTTCCTCTGAGGTTCAGAGTACTGAGAAGCCAAGCACGCCTTCGCCCGACAACGAACAACAAAGTCCACAAGTTgtgaagaaaggaaaatttaaagTCACTGTCAGTAAAATGCCAAATGAAGATGAAGGATCCGAAGGAAAAGTCGATGAGACGACCAAGCTAACGGACCCTGTGGAGCCGCAAAAACCCCCGAGTGAAACTGAAAttgcttttaaagaaaaacaaaaaggaaccatTGATGTGTGGTGGTTCAGGGACGATGGAGGCTTGACAATCCTTATTCCTTACTTGCTGTCCATTCACAGTTATTGGAAAGGCTGCAAACTGAGGATTTTCACTCCAGCGTCGACCCACAAACTACAAAGCAACGAGCTAAGAATGGCGAACCTGCTGAAGAGATTCCGCATTGATTTCTCAAGCATCGTTGAGGTCGAAGGAATTAACAAAGCCCCCTCTAGCCAGAGCATCCAAACCTTCATGAAACTGCCCGTAAAAGACGAATTCACAGACTTGAGCACTCTGGAGAAAGACCGTAGGACCATGCGTAATATTCGCCTTGGCGAGCTCATCCGGGAACATTCAAACGATGCCAAGTTGATTGTCCTTACCCTGCCCGTCCCCAAGGTGGAGGTGATGTCACCGTTGCTGTACATGAGCTGGCTGGAAGTGTTGTCAGCGGCTTCCCCTCCAGTGCTGATGGTCCGTGGAAATCAGCAAAGTGTATTAACCTTTTACAGTTAG
- the LOC140930390 gene encoding tubulin alpha-1A chain-like, which yields MRECISIHVGQAGCQIGNSCWELYCLEHGIQPDGQMPSDKTIGYGDDSFNTFFSETGTGKHVPRALFVDLEPSVIDEIRSGTYRQLFHPDQLLTGKEDAANNYARGHYTVGKEQIDSVMDKTRKMADQCSGLQGFLIFHSFGGGTGSGFTSLLMERLSVDYGKKSKLQFAIYPAPQVSTAVVEPYNSILTTHTTLEHSDCAFMVDNEAIYDLCRRNLDIDRPSYTNLNRLIGQIVSSITASLRFDGALNVDLTEFQTNLVPYPRIHFPLATYAPVISAEKAYHEQLSVAEITAACFEPANQMVKCDPRHGKYMACCLLFRGDVVPKDVNAAIASIKTKRTIQFVDWCPTGFKVGINYQPPTVVPGGDLAKVQRAVCMLSNTTAIAEAWARLDHKFDLMYAKRAFVHWYVGEGMEEGEFSEAREDLAALEKDYEEVGVDTAEGEEEDVQEY from the exons ATG cgTGAATGTATTTCAATACACGTTGGCCAAGCTGGATGCCAAATTGGCAACTCTTGCTGGGAGTTGTATTGCCTGGAACATGGAATTCAGCCCGATGGCCAGATGCCGAGCGATAAAACAATTGGTTATGGAGATGATTCTTTCAACACGTTTTTCAGCGAAACTGGAACAGGAAAACATGTTCCTCGAGCGCTTTTTGTCGATCTAGAGCCCTCTGTCATAG ATGAGATCCGTTCAGGGACTTATCGCCAATTATTTCACCCTGATCAACTTCTAACTGGTAAAGAAGATGCTGCTAACAACTATGCTCGCGGGCACTACACTGTTGGAAAAGAACAAATTGATTCAGTGATGGATAAAACTAGAAAGATG GCAGATCAATGCAGCGGTCTGCAAGGTTTCCTGATCTTCCATTCCTTTGGGGGAGGTACAGGGTCCGGTTTTACCTCGCTACTCATGGAGCGTCTCTCAGTAGACTATGGCAAGAAATCAAAGTTGCAGTTTGCTATCTACCCGGCGCCCCAGGTCTCTACGGCCGTTGTGGAGCCGTATAACTCTATCTTAACGACGCACACCACCCTGGAGCATTCCGACTGTGCCTTTATGGTCGATAACGAGGCTATTTACGACCTGTGCCGTCGGAACCTCGATATCGATCGACCGTCGTACACCAATCTGAACCGTCTGATTGGTCAGATTGTGTCGTCCATCACTGCCTCGCTTAGGTTTGATGGTGCACTGAATGTGGATCTGACTGAATTTCAG ACCAATTTGGTGCCATATCCCCGCATTCACTTTCCGTTGGCCACTTACGCTCCAGTTATCTCTGCCGAGAAAGCCTACCACGAACAGTTGAGTGTCGCTGAGATCACAGCTGCGTGCTTTGAGCCTGCTAACCAGATGGTGAAGTGCGACCCTCGTCATGGAAAATACATGGCCTGCTGTCTGCTGTTTCGTGGGGACGTGGTACCGAAGGACGTTAATGCAGCTATTGCGAGTATTAAGACCAAAAGAACTATTCAGTTTGTGGATTGGTGTCCGACGGGATTCAAG GTTGGAATCAATTACCAGCCTCCCACGGTCGTTCCTGGAGGCGACCTCGCTAAGGTGCAACGCGCAGTGTGTATGTTGAGCAACACCACCGCTATAGCAGAGGCCTGGGCACGACTGGATCACAAGTTTGATCTGATGTATGCCAAGCGTGCTTTTGTCCACTGGTACGTGGGAGAGGGGATGGAGGAGGGAGAGTTCTCTGAGGCACGAGAAGATCTAGCAGCTCTGGAGAAGGATTATGAAGAAGTTGGCGTAGATACAGcggagggggaggaggaggaCGTTCAAGAGTATTGA
- the LOC140930391 gene encoding (3R)-3-hydroxyacyl-CoA dehydrogenase-like isoform X2: MAASGCLVGRLALVTGAASGIGRAICQALASEGAGVIVTDQNSQGTQETLDSLPKRASLEHKNYSLDVSSEEEISKVLENIISVYKKPPCILVNCAGIISDNVLLDMDEEKSGNILLNLKGTTTITEAVVKVMVDHGVKNGSVVNLHANFLGKRVVDVGEANFPGSKVEINVLTRLISEGLGKFGVRYNTVLPGFIETPTTDSIPEEVKEQIKEQIPLQRFGQPSGGLFSKRKEVTD, from the exons atggcggcttcAGGATGTCTGGTTGGGCGTCTGGCATTAGTTACGG GTGCTGCTAGTGGAATTGGGCGAGCCATCTGTCAGGCTTTAGCCTCGGAGGGTGCTGGTGTTATTGTAACAGATCAAAACAGTCAAGGGACACAGGAAACACTAGACAGCTTACCAAAACGTGCCAGTTTGGAACACAAAAACTATTCCTTAGATGTGTCAAGTGAGGAGGAAATCTCTAAAGTGTTAGAGAACATCATAAGTGTGTACAAGAAACCACCCTGTATTTTGGTCAATTGTGCTGGCATCATCAGTGATAACGTCTTACTAGACATGGATGAAGAGAAGTCTGGTAACATTTTACTCAATCTCAAG GGGACCACTACAATAACTGAAGCAGTTGTAAAAGTCATGGTTGATCATGGTGTTAAAAATGGTTCTGTTGTGAATTTACATGCTAATTTTTTGGGAAAG CGTGTTGTAGATGTTGGTGAAGCAAATTTTCCTGGTTCCAAAGTTGAAATTAACGTTCTAACACGGTTAATTTCTGAAGGACTTGGAAA GTTTGGTGTAAGGTATAACACAGTTTTACCTGGTTTCATTGAAACTCCGACAACAGATTCCATTCCTGAAGAAGTCAAAGAACAG ataAAAGAACAGATTCCTTTGCAGAGGTTTGGTCAGCCATCAG GTGGCCTGTTTTCTAAGCGTAAAGAAGTAACTGACTGA
- the LOC140930391 gene encoding (3R)-3-hydroxyacyl-CoA dehydrogenase-like isoform X1, whose protein sequence is MAASGCLVGRLALVTGAASGIGRAICQALASEGAGVIVTDQNSQGTQETLDSLPKRASLEHKNYSLDVSSEEEISKVLENIISVYKKPPCILVNCAGIISDNVLLDMDEEKSGNILLNLKGTTTITEAVVKVMVDHGVKNGSVVNLHANFLGKRVVDVGEANFPGSKVEINVLTRLISEGLGKFGVRYNTVLPGFIETPTTDSIPEEVKEQIKEQIPLQRFGQPSDVADVVVFLVSDKSSYVTGASIAVTGGLFSKRKEVTD, encoded by the exons atggcggcttcAGGATGTCTGGTTGGGCGTCTGGCATTAGTTACGG GTGCTGCTAGTGGAATTGGGCGAGCCATCTGTCAGGCTTTAGCCTCGGAGGGTGCTGGTGTTATTGTAACAGATCAAAACAGTCAAGGGACACAGGAAACACTAGACAGCTTACCAAAACGTGCCAGTTTGGAACACAAAAACTATTCCTTAGATGTGTCAAGTGAGGAGGAAATCTCTAAAGTGTTAGAGAACATCATAAGTGTGTACAAGAAACCACCCTGTATTTTGGTCAATTGTGCTGGCATCATCAGTGATAACGTCTTACTAGACATGGATGAAGAGAAGTCTGGTAACATTTTACTCAATCTCAAG GGGACCACTACAATAACTGAAGCAGTTGTAAAAGTCATGGTTGATCATGGTGTTAAAAATGGTTCTGTTGTGAATTTACATGCTAATTTTTTGGGAAAG CGTGTTGTAGATGTTGGTGAAGCAAATTTTCCTGGTTCCAAAGTTGAAATTAACGTTCTAACACGGTTAATTTCTGAAGGACTTGGAAA GTTTGGTGTAAGGTATAACACAGTTTTACCTGGTTTCATTGAAACTCCGACAACAGATTCCATTCCTGAAGAAGTCAAAGAACAG ataAAAGAACAGATTCCTTTGCAGAGGTTTGGTCAGCCATCAG ACGTAGCTGATGTGGTTGTGTTCCTTGTATCTGATAAAAGTAGTTATGTCACGGGTGCAAGCATTGCAGTTACAG GTGGCCTGTTTTCTAAGCGTAAAGAAGTAACTGACTGA